In Malus sylvestris chromosome 2, drMalSylv7.2, whole genome shotgun sequence, the genomic stretch GCTTGTTCTATACATTGTAGCCGTACTGTACACAtttgttaaattttaatttgtgcAAGTATATTGAGTATTTTAGTCATATTTACAGATTACTTTATTGTTTTAGTACACTGCATAATATACTAGTATTGGCACATGACCTAAATTCAATACGGATTTTCACTCATCAATTTACGTTGAGTTTTGTTTACACCCAACATGCCACCTTTGGACAGTAAAATTTTTTAACACCCATctcaaaatttaagtttttttggacACCAAACATAAATAACACTAATTAAAACCAACCTTTGAAATAtcttttgtatttaaaatttgGTTGTAAACAGAATCGCTCTTTAATACTGTGTAAGACATACAAAAGTCACTTATTAAGATACTTATTACCCTGATAACATGTTAAGAATCTTTTTATGTCGTATGATCGGATGATGAGTTGAccagaaaaataaaaggatgggtggtggtggtggcggcgtGCTGCATTTGATGGGGGAGGCCATTGACGGTGCAAATGCATCGCGATCGATATACAGAAACCATGTGACGTACGTTACTTACAAGTTATGCACGTACAATAATTGACATCGGTTGGCAGGGCCTCTTATTTTGACTCCATTACTCCAGATCTAGCTACTTCTATCACACAGAGACCCACTTGGACTTGAATAAACAATTGAACCATAAATTGAGATCTTTGTGTCGATAAACAATATTTCgtaactatttaaaaaaaacaaattgtagCTCAGTTGACTTAGAACATTTTGTTCTGCACCTACTTGAGTTTTCTAATtcgagcaaaaaaaaaaaatcacaaaaatgttgaataaaaaaaataatagtagAGAAGGTATCTTTATGATGTACTATCTACTATGTGATTGTTCCTCTCAAATTAAGTCTCTATGAACTCCATATCTTACACTAATTTAaggttttataaaaataaaactcacaATTTGAAGGGTAAGattgtgagaaaaaaaatatacaagttAATTACAAATAGTGACTCTAATTATGATTCTTTTTATTAAGAAGCTCTAATTTATAGAGTAACGATGGGTTTACAACCTCATTATCATCAATTAAATGAAAAATTGGAAATTTTTGCATAATAACATGAGAAGTTGGAAATTTAAGTGAAGCTACTATTACATTTCACGGTATTAAGATGAGATGTTACTCTTACTCTTAAAATGTCATCGTGCACTCTTTCTATGTGTATTTCAATTATACAATATTCAATTTTGTGTATTAAATGACATTATAAAAGTTTTATGTAAACAATATCAATTGATACTAACATACGATTCACCAAACCACATAATATAAAAATTCAAGTATTTTTCCCAATTGTAAGTCAAAAACCTACTTCACTCTATAATTTTTTGGGAAATGATAAACACGCCTTTTTAACTTCTTACACATTCCTATTTAATTCTAGTGGTTAATTacgttgattttttttaaacaaatggttaaaactaaaaataaaaatatatggaaaGCTAAAGTGGTGtgtgaaaattatttttctaattcTTTTCTCAACTGCCACAATATTTATTGGACCATcttcaaatgagatgtcaaatatgCCAAATAGTAGCTGAGTCATTTGACTTCTTACTTTTTAGCTATCTTTTTTACAGCATACAAAGAAGAagttaaatatatttaatttaatttgttaaaGCATGGGTCCATTAACaaccaaaagaataaaaaaataaaatcaattttaattatttttaatagttaatgtaaCTATGAGGCtcaatataataataaaataaagatttgatggatcattgaaaaagaagaaattttaACATTTGTATACAATTGGCCACATTagtcattaaataaaattttgacatattATATTTGATATCTAAAGATGCTATTAGAAAGTCTTGCTATTTGTTTGTGAACATTACTCAACTGTTACAAATTCAATAGCAGTTACAAATTCAATAGCAGCTCCTGCTTCTAATCAATTATAAATAAACACGTGTCCAATCtatatttagaattttaattatttaaacatATATATCTGTATTTAGATACAAGTAGGAGTTGCTGCTAAATTTGTAACAGCCTAAGTAGTGTGCTTTGTTTGTTGAAATCTAGTGTCACATCCCCAGATGCTCTATTGTATCTGCCATTTTGGTACCTTTTATATATAATCTAATGACACTTGTTATCTTTCTTGGGTTCCGAATTACACTAGTATATAGTTTCATTCCATGCATTGTTATTCaacaatattttttattaggTAATGCAAtagaggatttttttttatattatatattgtagACTATATGATGTAGTGGTTAATcattgaatttattttttaaattattataaacaGAGTCAAATTATCAACCATTACATTATATGATTTACAAATATATTCTAATATTCTTCCCAACAATTTCCCTTTTTATTACCCAATAGTCCAACAAAGCTATATAAGCATGTAGCCTCTGACTATCAGATATACTACAAGATTTTATCCAATTAAAATCTTAACTAggatactgacatatatatccaaattatcacagaaaaaaaaagtaaaaaaatgggTAATACTTCATTTACTATCTATTTATACTATCATTTGTACTATCTTTTTAATCAAGGTAGGCCCATCAATACATGTGAGTCTCATATATATTAAAATCTTAACTAggatactgacatatatatcaaaattatcacagaaaaaaaaagtaaaaaaatgggTAATACTTCATTTACTATCTATTTATACTATCATTTGTACTATCTTTTTAATCAAGGTAGGTCCGTCAATACATGTGAGTCtcatttttattagaaaaataatacaaataatagtacaaataaatggtaaaattaacatttttgtaaaaacaaaaaaaagaaatgtcTAGAAAAATGAACTCAAAAGCTTTACCTTAATGAAAGTTTCAAGTGATACCCGGAATTTGTGCACATTTTTGGTGCCGGAGCCCTCACTGCCTTTCTTATGCTTTTTGAGATTACGAGCCAAGGAATGCGTGACCAACCCAAGCGACACACTATAGAGCTGCGTAACATTAGAGAAGGCCACGGCCAGAGCCGTGGTGTTTCCCAAAACGCTGCTCTTAGACACCACAAGCCCATCGTAACAAGTCTGCTGGTTGGTCACAATGCCGCTCAGCAACGTCTGCACCTTGTCCACCAGTTCCTCGTTCAGCGTCTCGGCGGACTTGAGCTCTGTCGAGATCGCCTCCAAGTGCTCCACGTTCAGCTCCGAAAAATGCTGGCAGTCCTCCAGCGCGTTTGACTCGCTGTCGCTTATGAAAAACGACTTGTGCTTGGTTTTTCCAAGGAAGTGGTTGATTGTTGTGGAGGTTTTGCGTGCCTGTTTCAGGCATTGTTTGATGGAGAACTTGCCGTAGCTGTAGGGATCGGACGGTGAGGAGCGAATGGTGGAGAGCATCGAACGGCAGAGCTTTGGGTAGAGGGTGGACTTGCATGCTGAAGAGGATGATGAGGAGGATGATGCAGCAGCACCAGAGGTTAGCAGAAGTAGTGAAAAGAGGGATAgagaaaggaggaggaagaaaggaGAGGAGGGTAGCCGTGGCATTTTGAGTGTGAAAATGTATTGTTTTTCCcgccgggggggggggtgtgGGGGGCGGGGGCCGCTCTAGGTTGAGTTGAGTGTATGAAAATGTGTGTTGGGGatctcttatatatatatatatatagagagagagagagagagagagagagagagatgcagaTATGCAGGGATGCGCGTGTACATTATTAGTAGGGGAATGGGGTTGTCGGTTTTGACAATTTAGAGGTCAGCAATTTTAATGCAGAGGTAGGTAATGCGGTTGTGTTGGCATCTGAGAACGTGCAAGGTAGCACATACTCCTAATCTAGCTCCATCGTATTTTTAGGGCTAACTACATTTCACACCTCAAGGGGATGAAGTAATTTTTTATGGGATATTGATGATAGAagtgattttttatttggagTGAATTAGACGAGGATTAGAGATATTGTTTTAGAGACCATTAGAATGGATAAGTTTCTTTTATAAGCAATTCATTTTCTACTCTAGTGTAGCATAAATTTTCTCTTACTCCCCTCAACCTACCTTGAAATTAAAGAGTTATCTATTCCTTTCCAATCCTTGGTGGCGGCTTTTGGAGAGAGCGAAAGGTGTCATCGTATAGGgtccaaaatttaaaagggTTCTCCTCATAGTCACTTCTCATGATAGCAATGTTGGAGTAAGATTAACTATGTGGTTTATTAAAATTACACATGGTTAttttttctcatttttattCTTGCGTATAATAACCatatttttcctcttttttagTTTAAACTCACTGACTAAGAtccaattaaataaatttgtagTGTAAAAGTAAAATGTTAAAGTTTCACCATAAATCAATTGACCATAAAAAAACTTAACTTATTTATACGCGCATACAAGATCTCTTCTCTTATTAATGTGCGATTCATTATCAACAATAGGTATTGTGAAACTTGAAAGAATTGTGATGACCCACATAGTAAAAGATGGTGGATGAAATAGCAATGTTGGTGAGATATTTGTTATAATTACTACATGGCTTATTGGCTTTTGACCAAAATGATAGTCAAGACTTTTGATCAGGCATGTAATGCTTTGTGTTAAAGCATACTTTGTAAACTTTCATATCTATGCATAGGGACTCTTGTAAACGTTAGAACACACCAATTCATTTTGGTAAAGGCATTCTCACTCTCACTACAATAAAAATGAGCAACAGTCGCTATTTTTTGTCACAATTATCACATTGATTGGGATTGCTTCTTAAAAAAGTTTACGCAATTGTAGAAATATGACTCCTTGAATTAATAATTCATAATGGAACTTACAATATATATAAGGTTTGACATAACCCATATGTGAAAGAAATTCTAAAAATTAATACAATTATATAAGTACATTCATATAATTATGAAGAGGGTTCTGGTTTAATTAATTCTATTCTAACACTGCGCCCCATCCGCTGCAAATTGAACAAGGCTAATCAAACAAGTTGATCAGTGGACGAAATACAACAAACTTGATGACTTCCAAGAGTGACCttttcacgaacaaagtgataatcGAGTTCAATATAATGTGTGAGAGCATGTTGAACAGGATCAGAAGCGAGGCCAGTGGCACTAAGATTGTCTCAATATAGAAGGACAAGGATAGGCGAACACCTAGCTCgtaaagtataaaaataatctAAGTGGTTTCAGCACATGCATGAGAAAGAGCATAGTATTCTGACTCAGCACTGGAATGTGACCTACTTTTTAGAGCACCAAGAGATAAATTTGAGCCAAGATAAACAAGGTTGTCAGTGGTGAAATGAACGATGTCAAAAAAACCGGTCCAATCAACATCAGAATATGCATATAGGGTAGCGGAAGCAACCTGATGAGTCAAGGTGATACCAAAATCTAAAGTACCTTTTATGTAATTGAGAATCCATTTGGCAGCAATCATATAAGTAGTGTAAGGCGAGCTCATAAATTGGGCAATATTATTGACGACAAAGAAATATCAGGACGAGTGAGAGTGAGATACTAGAGCGAGCTAACTAGCTCACGAAACAAGGTAAGAGAAGCCAGGGTGACCTATCAGAAGCCGTGAGAGAAATCTTGGCGGCAAGGGGCATGAATGTGGGCTTGAACGTAAGTATATCTATAACACCCGCCccctaattataaaaatatatgttgTAATTACCCCcaaaatgttttaaatatatcaatttcatCCTTTTTGATCTACCAAATCAGGATCCAAAGCATTGGATCCCTTTCTTTCTgaagctgccacgtggcagcacccCAATTATCCCCacttctctctctgtccccccccccccccccggcgactcccttcttccttcttcttcttttctgttctttttctttctttcttctgtctgtctctctctcgGCCCTCTCTCATAGCTCCCTCATCTCTCTTCTCGACCGCGAACGCACGCACGCACCCATCCCCTGCGCGAGGAAGACAGCATCATCACCATCTCGTCCTTCTCCCCCTCTGTCCCGTGCTGCAACCCCAGGAAACCCGGAAAGGAACTCCGGCGAGTTCCTATTTTCCCGGTGAGGTAAGCCTCAAATCTCCCCTAGTTCGTCCTTGAATCTTGTGGGTTGTGGTTTAATtggttttattttgttaaatttgGAGGTTATAGGACGAAATCGAAGCCAGGTGTAAGCACACCCAACTCCGGCGACCTCGGGggtttttccggccatctccggccgTTCCACGACAAAAGGAAGGTATAAAAACACTCCCCTTGTCTTGCTCTTCGTTTTGGTACCTAGATCGGGGTCTAAGGTGGTGTGTGGTAGTCGGCCGGAGCTGTGAAGCTCCGATGGTGGTGCTCCGGTGATGCCATGGCCTTCCAGGCCAGTTTCAGGGACAagcgggccttaggcccgtgtggTGAGGCCAGCCCAAGTCCTAGCCCAAATttccttttaattgttttagttaATTTCTGTTATAGGAAAAGGCCTTCGGGCCGTTTATGTTTAGGGCCGTAGCCCATTAGCCCAACCCGAAACCTTGTTaaggtttttatttaatttctgttttaggAATTTAGGGCCCTTTGGGCCAAGCTGAATTGGGCTTTCAGCCCACTCCCAAAACCCCTAACCTTTAATCCAACCCAAAATCCTTAAGGCCTTTCAGCCCAACCCAATCCAAAGCCCAGTATGACTTTAACCTTGACCAGTTGACTCTGACTGTTGACTTGGTCAACGGTCAgagttgactttgactttgactttgaccagtcaacggtcaacgtttaggacctctcctaggctaattttgacGTTCTGGACCCGTTTTTctaaattcaatcgtttgagtagagtttgactaaatggatcatttatgtgcttaggtgaatTTAATGACGGCGGTTCCGTTATTCCTATTTGGTATGGCGTTGCACCAACGGTGtacggtgagtggaccccttctaaaatgcatgttttgatagtataaatgcatacatgaaaagcatgatttaacaaTTATGTTTTATAAGACcctttgagataacatgcttaccaaggctagtttgaattattactatttttcctataacccatgttcttatagaatatctgatggatgacgatatgatatttagaacatgtttcgaacacctctttatagtatagatgatggatgactttatactatgaagttgtttttcaatatatatatgttcaatggttttgtatttacctagtggtcctttccgctacgggacgtagggatagattccggtccgtcccgagcgacggtttggtgttggcataaggcctggagtgtgtttcctctggctatttagcacagggacggggagccagcatggggcctgaagtgtattttcctctgactgtctgctcagagacgaggagccggcatggggcctgggggttatcggacaattcactagtgattattatatatacaagttatgatttgagacattgcagggcatgctaggtttcggaaaacctatgtttatcattatatatgtgttttcataaaacctgggggttattcttttcaaaaaaaataaaacctgggggttagtacgttgataactattttactatatatatatcaac encodes the following:
- the LOC126603108 gene encoding uncharacterized protein LOC126603108, which gives rise to MHEKEHSILTQHWNVTYFLEHQEINLSQDKQAFFLLLLFCSFSFFLLSVSLSALSHSSLISLLDRERTHAPIPCARKTASSPSRPSPPLSRAATPGNPERNSGEFLFSRTKSKPGVSTPNSGDLGGFSGHLRPFHDKRKVNLMTAVPLFLFGMALHQRCTDIESRHTIPASRHFRIGIFESSWCGTHSFIHSILYYFF